The nucleotide sequence CATCTTTCCTCCGTCTCCCACAACTTCCCCCCAATCCTGCAGACTTTAAAAACttccactccccctcctcttaGCCCTCTCCCTAGCAGCCCTAGCCAAAATCCCCTGCTGCTCCTCGCCCAACGTAACCCAAGTCCAAAACCAAGCCATCGTCTCGACAAAAACAAACGTGAAAAACACCCTGTTTTTCAAGGCATCACCCCCCCAGCCAGAGGGGACATACCCCGGGTTATTGTTCAGCGCTTGATGCATATTGGGGTGGTTGACAAAGCGACTTTTGGCGGACTCGTCGTGGTGATagaagatgggggaggaaggcgagaagaagaaggagtagATTGAGAGGGAGAAGCAGATTGAGACTCGGAGGGGGGCTTGGGTGCCCCagtgggtgatgagggagattTCGTCCGGGTAGGAGAGGGTGGCTAAGTCGGAaatggcgaggaaggcgaggaggaaggataAAAAGGCgagggcgggggtggggacGTCGAAGGAtcgggagggagggagggcgagggagtcGCCCAGGAGGGAGACGATGCTTTGGTCGGAGATGGCGGTTGGGTTGgtcaggaagaggaaggagagggtcaggtggaagagggagagggaggtgaggatcGTGCGGGAGGATATTAGGGCCATGGTTGAGGCCGGCTTTGAAAGGCTAGCTTTGGCGTTGGGGCCAGATGATTTGGACGACGGGCgatggggggaggtttggtAGTTTTAATGCTGGGTGTGCATTCAGTTGTGGCCAGATGCTCAGTCGTCAGAGAGTGCTGGGTTCGCGGGATTCAGCTCTCCCTCGGGTCGGTTGGTCTGTGTCGTGTGAGACACCAGGATGTCGTGTGGTTTGCTGGTGGGCGAGCTTCAGTTTCGTGTCGGTTCCGTCACAGTCCAAAAGGGGCACAATTACAAGCCTTATCGGCAAGCTATCCTCCCGATAAGCGAGGGTCATTGACCAGACTTGTTCTCGAATAAATATGGGGCCACGGGATCTGTCAAGCCACGTTTATGCTTAAACGTTCTAAGTGTGGCTTGGGGCACCCGGGGCTTGGCACTGCAACCCCTTTGGGCAAGAGGAGCAGGGATCTCACGATCGCGGGGTCCATATTGCTGTCTCTCACTGCCTTTTATGAACTGAATCCCGTCAGATGGGACATTCGTGAGTTATCTATTTCAAGATTAACTGATTTAAGAAAGCCAACGGGGTAGTGTTGAAGAACAATTGTTACTATCCGAACAAAATCCCAAAAAAACACCACCTTCACCcaccatctcatcaaccaccgCCACAACCATGACAGCAGACGACCCCCCTAACCCCGAGCCGACGCTCGACATTGACAGACACCTAAAATACTGGAAGATGTGCCTCcagtcccccctcccccaccactaCCTCTCCAACGAAGGAAACCGCATGGCCCTGGCCtacttcatcatcaactctATCGCCATACTCACACCTCATACtgataacaacaacaacaacaccactgATAACAACCTCATCACTCCGCAGGACCGGAGAAAGCTCCGAAAATGGGTCCTCTCCCATCAGCACCCAGGAGGTGGCTTCTCCCCTGCCTCGTCACTTGTCTACCCCCTTCACGGTTATGAGCAGTCGGAGCCAGAAACAGGATCTCAACCGGCAGAAGCAGCCGGAATGGCCAATGCGCCAGGGACTTTATTTGCACTGCAGCTACTGGCGCTGTTGGCAGATGAGGATGATCCAGAGAGGGCATTCGACGGGGTCGACAGAGCACAAACACTCCGCTGGTTACGGAGGCTGCAGAGAAAGGACGGGAGTTtcggggaggtgttgaggttgctgCCTGGTCAGGGGTGGTTCATCGGGGGAGGGTACGACATGCGGTATTGCTACATCGCCGCGTCGATACGGtggatgttgaggggggatgtcgaggagggtgagccAGGGTGGGTGGAGGATATTGACAAGGAGAGGTTGACGAGTTATATCCTCAGCAGTCAGGTGAGGTGTTCTCTGCTTCTTACCTCACTTCCATCGCTGACTGAAAATCTGGCAGACATACGACGGCGGCTTCGCAGGCAGCTCACAGGAAGAACCCCATGCGGGATATGCCTACTGCGCCATCTCTGCGCTTTCCCTCCTCGACCGCCCGTTGCAAACaaccagccaaccaccccctccctccccattaCTCTCCCGCATCCGTGACCTCCCCGCCTTAATCCACTGGCTCACCTCCCGCCAATTCATCTACCTCGAACACCCACCCCCTGTtccagaaaaagaagaagaagaagaagacccagtcaacttcctcctcccccctctcacatccctttctctctctccacccCTCATAGCCTCCAACGGCCGCACAAACAAAGTAGCCGACACGTGTTACACCTGGTGGGTCGTAGCAGCGCTATCCAACCTCTGCCAGTTGCAGCTACTCGGCGACTGGGCACCAGCGAGACGGTTCCTGCTGGAGAAGATGGCGCATCGGATAGGCGGGTTTAGTAAATACCCCGGTGGACCACCGGACGTGTACCACAGCTGTTTTGGGCTGACGGTCATGTCATTGATGGGCGAGCCGGGATTGCAGAAgttggatggggggttggcggtgccGGTTGTGACGGTGGGGGTTATTGAACAGGCGAGGGGGGAGTTGTTGAGAagggcgaggggggaggggaaggggaaggggaagggggtggtggaattggggttgaggatgaggggagggacGACGAGGccggggtggttgaggggggttaaTTAGGGGTGTTATCCTACAAAGGGTGATGAGGACTtctggatgggttggttAGTGTACCATATATACTTAGTATTGGGAGTGTTCGGATCAGAGGTGTGTAATTGTGAGATCATTGGGACGCATCTTGGCATTTTTGCTGTCGATACCGCAACTTGGGCGCCTTTCTCATATCCgcaaataaaataaaattaagaTCTTGAGTGTGCATTCAGGTGACATTCGGGAGAAACTTGGCTAAAAGCAAAAAATGATGTTGTATCCCCTCGACCGGAATCGAGCCGGTGACCTTTCGGTATCGATAAATTGCATTTACAGCCGAACGTGATAGCCAACTACACCACAAGGGGATTTGATCTGATGGTTGCAAGCAGCAGAATGCGCTCTTATGGTGATGCGGGGAACATGCGGGATTTTTTGTGTTGATCCACGCCTAGGCAAACACTTCCAGTCAAACATGTCAGATGATACCTTGATACAAACCCAACGGCTCTTTATATTTTATCTTACCAAATCATATATATCACCATCCAATTCacaaatccccctcctcccccccctcctcctccccatcacccaacACATGCAAAATCAACTTCCTatacccctccaccgcctcctccaggtccctcaccctcaacccttcatcatccccatgCGCAACAAGGATACTCCCCGGCCCATAGAGATAACTCGTatgccccccctccaaatTCGGAACATCAGTCCCATAACTCGCAACCATAGTCTCAAACCCGTCAACTTCACACTTGCACTTGACCGGTCCATACCCGCCAAACCACTCTGAACTGAGCGCATCCCCGTCTGTCTCCTTGAGAATGTGCTCAATCTTGGCGATAACATCCTTATGTCCCTCCTTTTGACTTCCCGATGCCACCCGAACAGCAAGTCTAGCGCTCGCCGACTTGGGTATCACATTCGCtgccacccccccctccagaACCCCGATATTAACTGTCGTGTTGCCGTACCTCTCGCTCGAACCAAGGTCAGTGTTGAGGATAGTGTGCAAACTGCGAATCAGCACCTCATTGGCAGATTTGCCTAGCTGTGGGTAGCCTGAATGACCAGCCTTTCCTCGAGAGCGAACAATCCCATTGGTAATCCCCTTGTGGCCGCACGCAAGTTTGTTCTCTGTAGGTTCGCCAAAGATGGCAGAGGCAAAGCGGTACTGCTTTtcgtcgctgctgctgccaaagAGAGAaaccttgctgctgctgcgggagCGGCGGGAGAACTCCTTCATGCCGAGGCCGGAAGTTTCTTCGCCAACTACGAAGAGGAGCATCACGTCGGATGGGGAGATAGATtccgaggagaggagggtggataAAGCGATGAGCTGCGCTGCAAGAGAGGCTTTCGCATCGACGGAACCGCGGCCGGAGATGAGGGTGTCTGGAGTGATTGGCCCTGACGGTGTGGTTTTGTAGGGAATATATGGTGGGACGACATCGATGTGGGATGTGATGAGGAGCTTGAAGTCGGCGGTGCTGGGCTTCCTAGCTGTGGGCCAAGCCAGGACATTGCATGTCGCATTCGAGCCTGTGTTTAACCCAGCTGGAATAGGTTGAAGCTCGACAGAGTAGTTTTGATTGCCGAGATATTCCTGAAGGAACAGAGCggcgtcctcctcggtgCCACTGAGGGAGGGTATCTCAACGAGGTTCTTGTgaagggcgaggaggtcatGGCGGTAGAACGGGCCGTCGGCGTGCGGCGTAGGGGTCGCATGTGCTGCTGGTGGGTACAATGCGCTGCATAGCAGCAGTGCCTGTGAGATCCGCTTCATTTTGAGTTTTGCACCAACTCTCTGCCACCCCAAAGACCGTTGATGAAAGGTGAAAGATGCAACGTCTTGGTCGAGTTCATGGCGCTGATGAGGTCATCCCTTTCAGTGGGTCCAAAAACATGCACAAATCGCCAATGCAGGGGCTGTGGGGCGCTGCATGACTTGTGCGCTTTACACAGCATCATCTCATCTTCAAGCTTCGAGAAAGCAAACATGTTCAACATCTCATTTCGTATTCAGCTCGATCCTCATAGCTGACGAGCAGCAACAGAGGCCAACCGCTCGGGCAACACTTGGCTAAAGTCAAACTTGCCGTCCGCACCCTTCACCACGGTTCCCCGCTCAGTGACAATGGCATCGATCAGCTCATGGGGAGTCACATCGAAAGCTGGGTTCCAGACCCCAATTCTCTGATCGGCAATCGCAACTCTAGCAGTCTTGCTGGTATCGACAGTTCCGTCCTCGTTGACAATGGCACCACTGATTTGTGTCAGCTCTTCACGCTTGCGCTCCTCGATCTCGATAGCGCTTCCGTTCTCAGTCTCGAGGTCGATGCTGGTTGTTGGCGCAGCGACAACAAACTTGACACCGTGGTGACGAGCCAGCACAGCCAGCTGATAGGTACCAATCTTGTTGGCAGTATCTCCGTTGCGGACAACGCGGTCAGCGCCGACAATGACGGCGCCAATGTTCATGCGCTCAcggtggaggttgaagagAGCACCAGCCATGCTGTCGGTGATcagggtggaggggatgcCCTCGAAGACGAGCTCGAAGGAAGTAAGACGACTGCCTTGGTTGTAAGGACGAGTCTCGGTGCAGTAGGCGTGCTTGAGGAGACCCTCGGAGTGAAGAGTGCGGATGATGCCAAGGGCAGTGCCGTGGCCCGAGGTTGCGAGGGAACCGGTGTTGCAGTGCGTGAGGACGGAGATGGGCTTTTCAGAAGAGGCATTGTACTGCTGTTGCAACCAGGCGGCACCATGAGAGCCTATAgaggtgttgttgtggaGGTCCTTGGCGAGAATCTCCTCGGCCGTCTGGATGTAGGTGTTCAAGATGGCCTCCTTAGCCTCAGGGTGCGCCAAACCCTCGAGGTTGGCGGCTCTAGTGGCCAGCTTGAGAAGTGTGATGGCGTTGGAGAGATCAACAGCCGTTGGCCTGCTCTCCTTGAGGTAGTCAAGTCTCTTTTCAATATGCGCAATGACCTCTTCGGGCTCAGTGGCAGCTGGTGACGCATGTTAGCGATGTCTTGATTCGGGGGCAGTGTCAAACTTACTGCAGTCGCCATTGTGCAATTCAACCGCATGGGCCAAAGCAGCGACGATGGCAATAGCGGGGGCGCCTCTAACTCTCATGGAGCGGATGCAGTCAAAAGCCTCTTCGGCAGTTGACACCTCATCGTAGTGGTTCTCATGGGGCAGTCTGAGCTGGTCAAGGACTAACAGCTTGCCCCGCGAATACTTGATAGCTTGAAGGGTGGCCATTTTGTAGATGTGTTTCGAGGTCTTTGAAGACACAAAATTTGTTGTCAAACGTGACCAGCCGTTTTTGAAGATTGTCAAAAGTTCCCCTGGATTTTTACACAGGGAATCTGCCTGCTCTTGAGCCTGAAATAGCAAATATCTCTCGGTGGTGCAAGCGGCCGGGACTGTCATCAGATGCCCCGCCACTGCGCAAAAGTTTTGGTGGGGCAGTTTCTGGAAATTCAAGGTGACGGAGGTGAGCTGCATCGCCAAGAAGCGGTGAGAGCTCCATGGCCATGCATTGACGTGCCACACCCTGCATCTCAGGGGATTCTGCCACCGCATGGCCTGGCCAGGAGCTGTCCTTCTCTCTAGAATTCCAACGCGCTTCGACTAGGGATGTCATAGAGGCCCAGAGCTGTCCAGCATGGAACAGCCCTTTTCTTCGTCAAAGGTGACGGGTTAGTGACAGTTTTGGTTGATTGGGGAGCTCCCAGCTGACTAGTAGTGTTCCTGTATGCAGTCGAGTACTTCGATCCCCACGATGTCTACAAGCTCCTTGCGCCGGGGTTGATTCCCCGGCTCCCGCTCCGAGACCTCAACTGGCAATCCCACGCCGGGCCATTGCGATCTATCAACACCCTACACATTGAGCTCCTACCATCCGGAGCCGACTGCTCGAATATCTTTACCCCCCTATCCTCTCCAAACCCAAAGGGCGCAAGCTCCACCGATGTCGCGAACCAACCGGCCCGTGACGATGGCTTCCAGACCGCCACCATCGCCGGTAGGGGTGGCTCAAGCGACCAGGTGGACTCGACACTTCGTCCACCAGCAGGGCCAGGCAAGGAAAGGAGACATCAAATACCAGGCTTGCGCCGCACACCTTACCTCAAGGTGCTACTAATACGATGCGACGACAACGATACATACAAGTCCACGACGAAGGCTGAAATAAAGGAGTGGATCAAAGTCaacacaccaccagcccaggGCAAGAGTGGCGCTGAGAACCACGATGCCTTCGAATGGCTAATCATCCATGTGGTCCTCCCAAACACCGTCGCCGCGACCCAGCCGCGGACGACCGGGAAGGTACCCGACTCCAGCGACGTCTCCAAGACGGCGACACTAAAGTGGCGCGGCAGCTCAACATCGTTGCTGGAGAAATTGCGGACCGACTTCAACGGCTCAGGCAAGGGCGCTGTGGACAGGATCAGGCAGATTCGCATTGGCGTCAACGACGTGCCATATAGTATGCTCCCGAGGGTGGTGCCCGCGGTACCTACGGGGTATCGTGAGACCGAGCAGGACAGTGACG is from Podospora pseudopauciseta strain CBS 411.78 chromosome 5 map unlocalized CBS411.78m_5.2, whole genome shotgun sequence and encodes:
- a CDS encoding uncharacterized protein (EggNog:ENOG503P4WN; COG:S) produces the protein MALISSRTILTSLSLFHLTLSFLFLTNPTAISDQSIVSLLGDSLALPPSRSFDVPTPALAFLSFLLAFLAISDLATLSYPDEISLITHWGTQAPLRVSICFSLSIYSFFFSPSSPIFYHHDESAKSRFVNHPNMHQALNNNPGYVPSGWGGDALKNRVFFTFVFVETMAWFWTWVTLGEEQQGILARAARERAKRRGSGSF
- the CDC43 gene encoding geranylgeranyl transferase type-1 subunit beta (COG:O; EggNog:ENOG503NUSI), encoding MTADDPPNPEPTLDIDRHLKYWKMCLQSPLPHHYLSNEGNRMALAYFIINSIAILTPHTDNNNNNTTDNNLITPQDRRKLRKWVLSHQHPGGGFSPASSLVYPLHGYEQSEPETGSQPAEAAGMANAPGTLFALQLLALLADEDDPERAFDGVDRAQTLRWLRRLQRKDGSFGEVLRLLPGQGWFIGGGYDMRYCYIAASIRWMLRGDVEEGEPGWVEDIDKERLTSYILSSQTYDGGFAGSSQEEPHAGYAYCAISALSLLDRPLQTTSQPPPPSPLLSRIRDLPALIHWLTSRQFIYLEHPPPVPEKEEEEEDPVNFLLPPLTSLSLSPPLIASNGRTNKVADTCYTWWVVAALSNLCQLQLLGDWAPARRFLLEKMAHRIGGFSKYPGGPPDVYHSCFGLTVMSLMGEPGLQKLDGGLAVPVVTVGVIEQARGELLRRARGEGKGKGKGVVELGLRMRGGTTRPGWLRGVN
- a CDS encoding uncharacterized protein (MEROPS:MER0026479; EggNog:ENOG503NUCZ; COG:E): MKRISQALLLCSALYPPAAHATPTPHADGPFYRHDLLALHKNLVEIPSLSGTEEDAALFLQEYLGNQNYSVELQPIPAGLNTGSNATCNVLAWPTARKPSTADFKLLITSHIDVVPPYIPYKTTPSGPITPDTLISGRGSVDAKASLAAQLIALSTLLSSESISPSDVMLLFVVGEETSGLGMKEFSRRSRSSSKVSLFGSSSDEKQYRFASAIFGEPTENKLACGHKGITNGIVRSRGKAGHSGYPQLGKSANEVLIRSLHTILNTDLGSSERYGNTTVNIGVLEGGVAANVIPKSASARLAVRVASGSQKEGHKDVIAKIEHILKETDGDALSSEWFGGYGPVKCKCEVDGFETMVASYGTDVPNLEGGHTSYLYGPGSILVAHGDDEGLRVRDLEEAVEGYRKLILHVLGDGEEEGGEEGDL
- the MRI1 gene encoding S-methyl-5-thioribose-1-phosphate isomerase (EggNog:ENOG503NVZ3; COG:E), which produces MRWQNPLRCRVWHVNAWPWSSHRFLAMQLTSVTLNFQKLPHQNFCAVAGHLMTVPAACTTERYLLFQAQEQADSLCKNPGELLTIFKNGWSRLTTNFVSSKTSKHIYKMATLQAIKYSRGKLLVLDQLRLPHENHYDEVSTAEEAFDCIRSMRVRGAPAIAIVAALAHAVELHNGDCTATEPEEVIAHIEKRLDYLKESRPTAVDLSNAITLLKLATRAANLEGLAHPEAKEAILNTYIQTAEEILAKDLHNNTSIGSHGAAWLQQQYNASSEKPISVLTHCNTGSLATSGHGTALGIIRTLHSEGLLKHAYCTETRPYNQGSRLTSFELVFEGIPSTLITDSMAGALFNLHRERMNIGAVIVGADRVVRNGDTANKIGTYQLAVLARHHGVKFVVAAPTTSIDLETENGSAIEIEERKREELTQISGAIVNEDGTVDTSKTARVAIADQRIGVWNPAFDVTPHELIDAIVTERGTVVKGADGKFDFSQVLPERLASVAARQL